GCGGAGCGCGGAGAGACCCGGCCCGCGGAGCGCGGAGAGACCCGCCCCGCCGAGGCCGCGGAGGCAGGTGCAGACGTGAAGCCGTCCGAAGACGGGCCCCGCTCCGAACGCCGGACCACCCGACGGCGCCGACGGTCACGCAGCCGCCGGCCCGAGGCCGCGGCCGACGAGACGTCCAAGGAGACTTCCGAGAGCCCGCGCACGGAGCATCCGCCCCGCGAGGAACGCCCGCGGAGCGAGGAGCGCCCGCGGCGCGAAGAACGTCCGCGGCGCGAGGATCGTGCTCCGCGTGAGGAACGCCCATCCCGTGAACGGCGGTCGCGGCGAGGCCGGGATCGTTCGCGCGAGAGCTTCGACGAGACCGAATCCGCCCCGACGGATACCGAGGGTACGATCGACACGCGCGAGAGTTACTTGCGCCCCGTGCCCGAGACCGAGCCCTCCACGGAACCGGCCGGGAGCACCGCCGAGGACAGCGCTCCGGCCCCGCCGTCGGAGAGTCCGGAGCGTCGTGAAGAGGACGAGAGCTCTCGCGCCCCGGAGCGCGAGGAGCCGAAGCCCGCACCCGCGTCGGCCGAGGCGCCGCAGTCGCAGGAGCCGGAACCGGAGGCCGAACCCGAGAGCGAGCCCGAGGGCGAGTCCCGGGGCGAGAGCGAGTCCCAGGCCGAGGGTGAGTCCCAGGCCGAGGGTGAGGACGACCCGAGGTCCCGGCGACGCCGCCGCCGGCGTCGCACGCGAGCGGTCGGCACGCCGACCCGCATGATCGGGACCGGCAAGACGCTCGACCAGAAGAAGCGCTGATCGCTCAGTCGGGGGTCGCCTCGAACAATCCGCGCTGGGGCGGCCGGTCGTCGGACCGGTCGTCCAGCCTCGCGCGCAGCCGCACGGGGGCGACCTCTCCCAGCCGGTCGGAATGCTCCAGCGCCTCGAGGTATCCCTGGGCCCGGTCGTGGTCGGGGTTCCTGCGGACCAGCTCCTGGAAGTGCGGACCGTGATCGGGCACGAGCAGGTGCGCGATCTCGTGGTGCAGGACGGCGTCGATCAGCCACACGGGGTGACCCATCAGGTGCGCGCTGATCCGGATCCGACCCGTGCGGCCGTCGTACGTGCAGCTTCCCCACCGCTTGTGCTGCCGTCGGCTGAACCGCACCCGGAAGGGTGGGAGCTCGATTCTCGGGAACCACGCACGGCAGACCTCCAGCGAACGCTCGCACAGACCGTGGTCGTCGAACACCGACTCCCGCTGCAGCCGCTGCCACACCTGCGTGCGCAGCCGGTCGATCAGTGCGTCGAGCTCGGGGCCGCCTGCGCTCCGGGGCACGCGCGCCACGAACCGTCCGTTCTCGAGCGCCACCTCGACGGTGCGCCGGCGCCCACGGCGGATCTCGACGGTGTCCGGGAAGGGATCAGTGATGGCGTGATGCTTCACGGAGCGTCTTCAGCTCTTCCTGGGTGAGGCTGTCCATTCCATGTGCGGAGATCTTCTCGAGGATCCGGTCGATCTCCTCCTGATTCGCCTTGGCCGACTGCTGCGCGCGCTCCTGACGCTCGGTCTGCTTCCGCATGGTGCGCCGCGCACGCGATGCGCGCACCTTGCGGCCGAGGGACCCCAGTCTCCAGTCCTGCTTCAGGAAGAGGAAGCCGGTGGCCATGCCGCCCAGATGGGCGAAGTGCGCCGTGCCGCCCTGCGACCCGCTGAACGCACCGAGGAGGTCGATCGCCACGAGCACCCAGATCAGGTACTTCATCTTGATCGGGAACAGGAAGTAGATCAGCACCTGGCGGTCGGGATACATCAGCGTGTAGGCCACGAGCACGCCCAGCACCGCACCGCTGGCGCCGATGGTGGCCACCTGCGAACTCGGACCGGTGATCCAGCTCAGCAGCGCGCCGCCCACCCCGCACATCATGTAGTAGGTGAGGAAGTCCCGGCTGCCCCAACGCGCCTCGACCGACGAGCCGAACATCCACAGGATCAGCATGTTGAACAGGATGTGGAACAGTCCGCCGTGGAGGAACATGTACGTGACCAGCTGCCACACCCGGCCGCTGGCGAAGACGTCGGCGGGGACCAGTCCGAAGATCCGATTCAGTTCGGCGCTCTCGACGCCGGGCAGCCACTCGATCACGAACACGGCCACGTTGATGATCAGCAGCTGCTTGACGACCGGCGGGAGGGGGACGCCGGGTCCGAAGCGGACACCGCCGCCACCGAAGCCGCCACCACCGCCGAAGCCGCCGGGACGGCCGAAGCCTCCGGGACGGCCGAAGCCTCCGGGACGGCGGTAGGGTCCTCCTCCGGGTGGGACACGCATGGGTCGGACTCCAGGGGCGCGGTCGGATCGTCGGGGCCGTGTTGCTGACGTCGGACCGCGCGGCGAGTAGACTCTTCCGCTCCGGCGTGGACGCAGTTCCCTCGGCCGGTCCTCCATGATAATCGGCAAAGCGGGCCGCGCCCTCAACCTGGGAGTCGATTCTTGTCACCAACCACCCGCCGAGAGCGACGTTTCGTGTGTTTCGGGAGTTCGCGGGTCGGAGCCGAGTCCCCCGCCGCCCGGTCCGCGGAGACCGTGGGCCGGATCCTCGCCGAGCGCGGGATCACCGTCCTGTCCGGCGGTTACGACGGCGTCATGGACGCGGTCAGCCGCGGCGCGACCGAGGCGGGCGGTGCTGCCATCGGGGTCACCACCCCGATCTTCCCCCGGCGTGACCCCAGCCGTCATCTCACCGCCCAGTGGACCGAGCCCGACTACCTGGCGCGCCTGGCCACGCTCGTCCGTCAGGCCCATGGCTTCGTCGCGCTCCCCGGAGGGCTCGGCACCCTCTCGGAGTGGGTGACCGCCTGGGTCCTGCTGACGATCCGCCAGGCTCCCGGCCCCTTGTTCCTCTTCGAGGATCCGTGGCGGCCCGTGTTCGAAGCGATCCTCGCCGTCGACGAGGTCGATCCCGCGCACGCCGAACACGTGCACTGGCTGCGCGATGCGGCCGATCTGGCCCCGGCCCTCGACGCCGGAGTGCGCTGAACGGGGAGAGATCGACCGTGAGCCCTGGCTGTCGGGCGCGATCGCGCTAGACTCCGATCCTGCGTCGGAACCCCCTGTAGGGGTGTGCTATCCTCGTGGACATCGCCCGTCCGGATCCCGCGAGGATGTCCCCAGTCGTTTTCTGAACACAACCGGAGGAACGGTCCATGAGCCGCGAGAAGAAAGTCCTGGTGATCGGCACCGGGACCATCGGCGAACCCCTGATCGGTCTGCTCAGTGCCTACGGCAAGGAACTGGGGATCGACGAGGTCCTGTTCCACAAGCGCACGCCGCTGCTGACCGACCGCTCGAAGGTGCGCGATCTGATCCGCAAGGGCGCCAAGCTCGTGACCGACGCCGACCGCATGGATGCCTTCGAGGACCTCGAGGTCGGCACTCCGGTCATGGCCACCGAGGCCGCGCTCGAAGAAGCCAGCGTGGTGATCGACTGCACGCCCGCCGGCAACAAGATGAAGGAAGAGCTGTACAACGACTTCGCGGCCAACACCGATCTGTTCATCGCGCAGGGCAGTGAGTTCGGATTCGGCAAGATGTACGCCCGAGGGATCAACGACCGCGCCCTGATCCACGGCGAGGACAAGTTCGTCCAGGTGGTCAGTTGCAACACGCACAACATCTCGGTGTTGATCGAGACTCTGGCCCTGGGCGACGGCAAGGACAATCTCGATCACGGCCGCTTCGTCTGCATCCGCCGCTCGAACGATCTCAGTCAGGACACCGGATTCCTCCCGAGTCCCGAGGTCGGCAAGCACAAGGATCCCGAATTCGGGACGCACCACGCGCGCGATGCCTACCACCTGTTCAAGACGCTGGGCCTGGAGCTCGACCTGTTCTCGAGTGCGTTGAAGCTCAACACGCAGTACATGCACATCATCCAGTTCCACCTTCGGCTGAAGAAGAAGACCACCATGGACGCTCTGCTCGAGCGGATCCACGAGAACGACCGGGTCGCCGTCACGTACAAGAAGACGGCGAACAGCGTGTTCAGCTTCGGGCGCGACCACGGTTACTTCGGGCGGATCCTGAACCAGACGGTGATTCCTCCCGACACCCTCGCCCTGACCGAGGACGGCACCGAGGTCGTCGGCTACTGCTTCACGCCGCAGGACGGCAATTCCATCCTCAGCTCGATCGCGGCCAGCGTCTGGGCGCTCTATCCCGACGACTACGAGCAGCGGATCCAGGCGCTGCAGGAGTGGTTCTTCGACGAGGTCTGAGGCGGTCACGACCGCGCGCAGCCACCGACGACAGGGACGCGCTCACGGTTCGCCGTGGGCGCTTTCTCCGTCCTGCTCCGCTCGACTCAGTCCACGTCGAGCACGTGGGTGGGTGGTGGGGCTTCGCGCTCCTCGACGATCAGCTGCAACTCGACTGCACCCACGCGCACGTGGTCGCCGTGCTCGAGTTCGCGCACGCCGATTGCGTCGCACCCGACCTTCGTGCCGTTCGCCGAGTCGAGGTCCTCCACGTGGAAGTGCCCGGCGCGGAAGCCGATGACGGCGTGGGTCCGCGACACGGTGGCGTCGGCCAGGACCAGGTCGGCCTCCGTTCCGCGCCCGATCACGATGCGCGGACGATCCAGGGGGATCTCGGTGCCCCGATGGGGACCGCTGAGGATGACCAGGGCCGCGTGGTACCGCGCCAGGAAGACCGACAGATCGTCGGACGTGGCGGACTGCGCTGCCTCGACGGGAGTGGATCGCGTCGATCGGGACCGGTTCATGACGAGTCCTTCCTCAACGAGGAGAGCCCGTCGATCGAACTGCAGGAACGATGCCGTCGTTCAGAGCGTGCGCAGGACCGCGCGCACGGGCGACGCGTCGAGCCCCTGCCATCGTAGCGGCAGGGCGATCAACTCGTAGGGTCCGGGCTCGACGTGGGCGAGCTGCAGGTTCTCGAGGATCGCCGTTCGCGCCGGCAGGAGCGTGTGGTGCGACGGGAGCTCGCGACTGTCGACGGGGTCGATCGAAGGCGTGTCCAGACCGATCAGCCGGATCTCGTGGTCCACGAGCCAACGGGCGGCCGAAGGATCGAGCGCCACGAACTCGTCGGGGAAGCCGGTACGGGCGTCGTCGCGTGTGCGTACGAGCAGCCGCGGATAGGTGTCGACGTCGATGCTTCGAAGGTGTTCCGGCTGCAGCAGCCCTTCGCGGGGGCCGTCGACGACCCAGCACGGTCCGACGTAGCGGTCGAGCTCGACGTCTCCGATCCCCGTGGCTCCGTCCTCGAAGTGCAGGGGGGCGTCGGCGTGGGTGCCGTTGTGTGGACTCGTCACCACGCGCGACACGTTGCACGAGTCCCCGGCGGCGAGGCTCCAGGTGAATTCCCACGAGAAGGGGGTATCGCCCGGAAAGGTGCCGATCGACGGGTCCACGGGCTGGCTGATGTCGATGAGACGTCCGCGATCCACGCTCAGCTCCTCGGAACCAGCCGTTGCAGCATGCGCTGCGCCTGCACCACGTGCGGGTGCCCCTCGTCGGCGTAGCGCATCACTTCGAGGTGCGTGCGCAGGTGCGCCAGGGCTTCGTCGCGCCGGCCGAGGTCCGCCGCGATCCGCGCGGCCAGTAGGTTCATGCGCGGCAGCGTCGGGATCTCGCTCAGCGCGGCGTCCACGGTCGCGGCGGCTTCCTCGGGTCGTTCGTCCGCGAGTTGGCACCGCGCCAGCTCGTAGCGGAAGAAGGTCAGCTCGTGGGGGCCGATCGACTCGGCCTCCTCGATCGCGGTGGACAGTGCATCGATCCCTCGCGCGGGCTCGCCCTCGGCGCGTCCGAGACGGGCGCGGACCAGGGCTTCGTGCAGGCGTTCGGATTCCGCGTAGCGGGGAGAGTCGCCGATCGCGTCGTGGAGTTCCGTCGAGGTCGCGGCCAGGGGCTCGATCGATTCGCGTGCCTCGTCCAGCCGACCCAGCTCCAGGAACGCCATCGTTCGCATGAACTTCGCGAACAGCAGGAACTCGTCCGCTCGACCCTTGGCGGAATCGGCACGTGCGATGCGCGCCTTCGCTCGGGTCAGGACCGCTTCCCATCGATCCGCGCGCAGGTCGATCATCATGCGCTGCTGCGCCATCCAGTCGCTCCAACCGCGCTCTTCGAACACCGGTTCGAGCTCGTCGAGCACCCGGTGCGCACGTTCCACCTGTCCGGTCACACTCAGGACGTCGGCCAGGTGCACGCCCGCCCACACGAAGCCCGGATCGATGTCGAGGGCCCGCAGGAACTCCCGGGTCGCCTCCTCGAACTGCCCGGTGTAGAAGAAGGCCTCGCCCAGGCTGTCGTGCGGGTTGGCCTGGTCGGGGGCGTAGAAGGCGTAGCGCTGGAAACTCTGGACGGCCTTCTCGTACTCGCCCATGCCGAGGTAGATGTAGCCCTTCTTGTTGTGGATGTCGACGGCCTCGGGATCGAGCTCCAGGGCGCGTTCGAAGGCGGTCAGGGCCTTCCGGTACTCGCCCCGCTGCCGGGCCTGCTCGCCGAGCAGCCGGAGCACCCACGGGTGTTCGGGGTGGGTCTCGGCCAGCTCCGCGGTGATCTCACGAACCCGCTCCGGCCGATCGGTGTAGCGGGCGTGCGTGCGTTCGATCCACATACGCTCGATCTCCGACACCCCCGCGCTCAGGTCGACCGCGCGCTCGAGGTGCCGCTGGGCGTCGTCGCGTCGCCCGAGTTGCCACAGCACTCCGGAGAGCTGCAGGTGCGCCATGGCGAAGGTCGAGTCGGCCTCGACGGCGGCTTCGAAGGCCGCGGCCGCGGGCTCGAGGGCGTAGCGTTCGACGTATCCCTCGCCCTCCTGGTAGGACTCGTAGGCGACTTCGGAGGTGGTCGTGACCTCACGGGGAGCGTCGCCGAGCCACGTGCTCGCGCCCCAGACGCCGGCGGCGATCAGGGCGATCGTTCCGGCCACGATGATCAGGCCTCGTGTCATGCGAATCCTCCTGCGGAGTTCGTGGTCGCTCCGCTCCGGTCGTCTACGAGTCTCTTCACGTTCTGGTTGCCTCGGCGTGTATTCGCTCGTCGGCGGGTTCCCGACCGATTCCGTCACCCAGACGACGGACCACGATCAGGGTCATGTCGTCGGCGGCCGCGCCGTCGGCGTAGTCGTCGACGGCGCTCCGGATGCAGTCGACGATGGTTCCCGAGTCCTGCCCGTGGCACTGCTCGACCACCCGTTGCAGGCCCTCTTCGCCGAAGAATTCCCCGGTCGCATCGGCCGCCTCGGTGATGCCATCGGTGAACAGCACCAGGGTGTCGCCGGGCTCGAGGTCGACGGTGGCCTCGTCGTAGACCATGTCTGGAAAGGCTCCGAGCGGGGTGGCGCCGACGTCGAGCCAATGGATCCGACCGTCGGCGCGACGCAACAGGGGTGGATTGTGCCCAGCGTTGCTGTAGGTCAGACGCCCGCCCTCGGGGTCGAGCGTGGCCATGAAGGCGGTGGCGAATCGCTCGGGGTCGGTGCTCTCGTACAGCGAGGTGTTCACCGCCCCGAAGATCGAACCCGGCCCCGAGGCGTGGCGCACCAGCGCGCGGATCGAGGCCTGCAGGTTGCTGGCGAGCAGCGAGGCCGGCAGCCCCTTGCCCGAGACGTCGGCGATCACGAGCCCGCACTGATCGCCGGCGGTCAGGAAGTCGAAGTAGTCGCCGCTGACCTGGGCCGACGCGTGGTTCAGGGCCGACAGATCGAAGCCGGTGAGTTCGGGCACGGTGGCCGGCAGCAGACGCTGCTGGATCGACCGCGCGACCTCGAGCTCCTCTTCGAGGCGCTGGCGCTCGATCGCCTCTCGGTACAGGCGCGTGTTCTCGACCTGCACGCCCATCTGTCCGGCCACGATCTGCAGCACCTCGAGTTCGGCGCCGTCGTAGGCGACCTCGCTGCGCTTCGGTCCCAGGGCGAGCCCTCCGACCAGGCGTTCTCCGGCAAAGGCCGGCACCAGGATCTCGAGACCGGTCTCGCGGAGGTGCTCGACCTCGCGCTCGAGGTCCTCGCGTTGGCGCTGCCGCTCGGGGTCGGCCCCGCGCTGGAGGCGGGCGAGCTCGCCGGCCACCACTTCGGGTGTCACCGTCGCGCCTCGTCGTCGCACGAGTCGCGTCATGCGGGGCAGGGCCACGGTCTCGTCGGACTCGTCGTGGATCAGCGCCCCGTCGGGGCACTCCAGGAACTCGAAACGAGTGGGGTGGAGCAGACCGCCCACGCGCGCACGCACCAGCGTGACCAGGGTCGAGGTCTCGAGCGTGTGCGGGATCGCCTTGGCCAGGTCCTGCAGCGCCTGCTGCAGGTCGTGCTTCTCACGAAAGAACCGCCGTTCGAGGAAACCCTGGATCCGCTCGCGGGCGGGGGCGAAGGCGGCCGCGATCAGCAGCGTGGCGATGATCGCGACCAGCTGACTGTTCTGGCCGCTCAGGTCGAGCACGACGTTGCCGACGAGCACCACCAGCACGAAGTAGGCGCCGACCACCAGCCCGGTGAGCACCGCGTAGATCAGCGACCGGCGGATGAACACCTCGATGTCCATCAGCCGGTAGCGTGCGATCGTGTACCCGAAACTCACCGGGACCAGCACCATGGGGATCGCGCCGAGCAGGGCCAGGTCCTCGCGACCCAGGAGCTTGCCCAGGGCGATGTTGAACACCAGGAAGGGAAGTGTTCCCAGAACGGTTCCGAGGGTCAGGAACTTCACCCGCTGGCGCAGCGCCGAGTCCTGGCTCGACAGGTAGATCGACACCAGGCTCGCCAGGCCTGCCGTGAAGTAGAAGCCCAGGGTCATCTGTTCGACCGGCCCGATCGAGGCCATCTGTCGCTCGAAGAACTGATCGTAGGTGAACGACAGGTAGTACAGCACCGGGACCAGGTAGAGCGCGGGAGCGACCCATCGATTGCGGTCGAGGACGGTGCGTCGTTTCGGGAAGACCAAGAAGAAGTGCAGGAACAGCGGTGGCACCATGAGGCTCGCGAAGGTGCCCGCGTTCTGCACGAAGGTGTCGGACCAGTAGTAGATGCTACTGCGGTCGCTGGCCGAGAAGAAGTACACCAGGAACAACGTACACAGCAGGTAGAACAGCCGGGCCTGCACGAGCACGGGGTTGCGCCAGAAGACGTAGGCGCCGGCGAGCAGGTAGATCAGCCCCAGCCCGCAGTACACCAGATAGGTGGTCACGTCGGTGATGCGCGTGCTGCCGAGTTCGATGTCGGCCGTGAGGACCTCGCCCCCCCGGCGCACCAGATAGGGCACCACCTCGCCCACGTCCCGGCTCTGCAGCAGGCCCGAGGCGTGCCGCGGATCGCGGATCGCCTGCCGGTCGATGCCTTCGATCACGTCGCCCGCTCGGAGCCCGGCGCGGTGGGCAGGGCCGTCGTCCACCACGTCCATCACGCGGATCTGCTCGCCACCGAGTCGCCAGAGCGCTCCGTCGGTCGGTCTCGATCGCGTGGCGTCGTAGGCGCTGAACGAGGCCACGAGCAGCGTGAAGACACCCCACGCGACGAGCAGGTTGCGGGTCGTGGTCGGTTTCGTCATGGTCCCGGTGCGCACTGCGGTCGGACTCCGCCCCTCTGCGGCGCGACGGCCGCGCGGGTGGGCCGGTCCTCCGCCAGGGTCCGACCCATTATCGCGATGGGTCCGGGGGATGGAAAGGGAACTGTTCCACGTCGGGTGATCCCTACGTATCCGGGGCCGGTCCTGTTGCCCGGCTGCCGATGGGGCGCTAGCCTGGACATTCCGTGCCACCCTCCGGAGGAACGTCCCGGTGTCGGATTCCGACTGGCGCTCCCGCCTCGTCTCACTGCTCGAACCGGTCGGCGCCCGTGTCGTCGAGGCCTACGGCCGTACCGGACCGCTCCGCTACAAGGTCGGGCGCGAGGCCGTGACCCACGTCGACGCCGAGATCGAGTCCTTCCTCGCCGCCCGGATTCACTCCGAATTCCCCGATCACGCCATCGTGGGCGAGGAACACGGCCGCAGTGGTCCGGAGGGGGCCGCGTTCGAGTGGCACGTCGACCCCGTGGATGGGACGCTCAACTACGCCCTGGGGTTACCGGTGTTCAGCGTGGCCGTGGCCGTGGTGCACGACGGGGTCATCGAGGCGGGGGCAGTGGTCGACCCGTTGCGCGGGGATCTGTACGTGGCGGCGCGCGGCGAGGGGGCCTGGAGGGGCGACGAGCGCCTCGTCGTCAGCGACCGGAG
The sequence above is a segment of the Candidatus Krumholzibacteriia bacterium genome. Coding sequences within it:
- a CDS encoding M48 family metallopeptidase, which gives rise to MKHHAITDPFPDTVEIRRGRRRTVEVALENGRFVARVPRSAGGPELDALIDRLRTQVWQRLQRESVFDDHGLCERSLEVCRAWFPRIELPPFRVRFSRRQHKRWGSCTYDGRTGRIRISAHLMGHPVWLIDAVLHHEIAHLLVPDHGPHFQELVRRNPDHDRAQGYLEALEHSDRLGEVAPVRLRARLDDRSDDRPPQRGLFEATPD
- a CDS encoding rhomboid family intramembrane serine protease; its protein translation is MRVPPGGGPYRRPGGFGRPGGFGRPGGFGGGGGFGGGGVRFGPGVPLPPVVKQLLIINVAVFVIEWLPGVESAELNRIFGLVPADVFASGRVWQLVTYMFLHGGLFHILFNMLILWMFGSSVEARWGSRDFLTYYMMCGVGGALLSWITGPSSQVATIGASGAVLGVLVAYTLMYPDRQVLIYFLFPIKMKYLIWVLVAIDLLGAFSGSQGGTAHFAHLGGMATGFLFLKQDWRLGSLGRKVRASRARRTMRKQTERQERAQQSAKANQEEIDRILEKISAHGMDSLTQEELKTLREASRHH
- a CDS encoding LOG family protein, with product MCFGSSRVGAESPAARSAETVGRILAERGITVLSGGYDGVMDAVSRGATEAGGAAIGVTTPIFPRRDPSRHLTAQWTEPDYLARLATLVRQAHGFVALPGGLGTLSEWVTAWVLLTIRQAPGPLFLFEDPWRPVFEAILAVDEVDPAHAEHVHWLRDAADLAPALDAGVR
- a CDS encoding FHA domain-containing protein, with the protein product MNRSRSTRSTPVEAAQSATSDDLSVFLARYHAALVILSGPHRGTEIPLDRPRIVIGRGTEADLVLADATVSRTHAVIGFRAGHFHVEDLDSANGTKVGCDAIGVRELEHGDHVRVGAVELQLIVEEREAPPPTHVLDVD
- the kynB gene encoding arylformamidase, which codes for MDRGRLIDISQPVDPSIGTFPGDTPFSWEFTWSLAAGDSCNVSRVVTSPHNGTHADAPLHFEDGATGIGDVELDRYVGPCWVVDGPREGLLQPEHLRSIDVDTYPRLLVRTRDDARTGFPDEFVALDPSAARWLVDHEIRLIGLDTPSIDPVDSRELPSHHTLLPARTAILENLQLAHVEPGPYELIALPLRWQGLDASPVRAVLRTL
- a CDS encoding tetratricopeptide repeat protein, with amino-acid sequence MTRGLIIVAGTIALIAAGVWGASTWLGDAPREVTTTSEVAYESYQEGEGYVERYALEPAAAAFEAAVEADSTFAMAHLQLSGVLWQLGRRDDAQRHLERAVDLSAGVSEIERMWIERTHARYTDRPERVREITAELAETHPEHPWVLRLLGEQARQRGEYRKALTAFERALELDPEAVDIHNKKGYIYLGMGEYEKAVQSFQRYAFYAPDQANPHDSLGEAFFYTGQFEEATREFLRALDIDPGFVWAGVHLADVLSVTGQVERAHRVLDELEPVFEERGWSDWMAQQRMMIDLRADRWEAVLTRAKARIARADSAKGRADEFLLFAKFMRTMAFLELGRLDEARESIEPLAATSTELHDAIGDSPRYAESERLHEALVRARLGRAEGEPARGIDALSTAIEEAESIGPHELTFFRYELARCQLADERPEEAAATVDAALSEIPTLPRMNLLAARIAADLGRRDEALAHLRTHLEVMRYADEGHPHVVQAQRMLQRLVPRS
- a CDS encoding SpoIIE family protein phosphatase; the encoded protein is MRTGTMTKPTTTRNLLVAWGVFTLLVASFSAYDATRSRPTDGALWRLGGEQIRVMDVVDDGPAHRAGLRAGDVIEGIDRQAIRDPRHASGLLQSRDVGEVVPYLVRRGGEVLTADIELGSTRITDVTTYLVYCGLGLIYLLAGAYVFWRNPVLVQARLFYLLCTLFLVYFFSASDRSSIYYWSDTFVQNAGTFASLMVPPLFLHFFLVFPKRRTVLDRNRWVAPALYLVPVLYYLSFTYDQFFERQMASIGPVEQMTLGFYFTAGLASLVSIYLSSQDSALRQRVKFLTLGTVLGTLPFLVFNIALGKLLGREDLALLGAIPMVLVPVSFGYTIARYRLMDIEVFIRRSLIYAVLTGLVVGAYFVLVVLVGNVVLDLSGQNSQLVAIIATLLIAAAFAPARERIQGFLERRFFREKHDLQQALQDLAKAIPHTLETSTLVTLVRARVGGLLHPTRFEFLECPDGALIHDESDETVALPRMTRLVRRRGATVTPEVVAGELARLQRGADPERQRQREDLEREVEHLRETGLEILVPAFAGERLVGGLALGPKRSEVAYDGAELEVLQIVAGQMGVQVENTRLYREAIERQRLEEELEVARSIQQRLLPATVPELTGFDLSALNHASAQVSGDYFDFLTAGDQCGLVIADVSGKGLPASLLASNLQASIRALVRHASGPGSIFGAVNTSLYESTDPERFATAFMATLDPEGGRLTYSNAGHNPPLLRRADGRIHWLDVGATPLGAFPDMVYDEATVDLEPGDTLVLFTDGITEAADATGEFFGEEGLQRVVEQCHGQDSGTIVDCIRSAVDDYADGAAADDMTLIVVRRLGDGIGREPADERIHAEATRT
- a CDS encoding inositol monophosphatase family protein, coding for MSDSDWRSRLVSLLEPVGARVVEAYGRTGPLRYKVGREAVTHVDAEIESFLAARIHSEFPDHAIVGEEHGRSGPEGAAFEWHVDPVDGTLNYALGLPVFSVAVAVVHDGVIEAGAVVDPLRGDLYVAARGEGAWRGDERLVVSDRSTLREAIASFQSSRQGRFVRDAEILQRVFSSISKVRRLGSVALELAFVADGRLDLLLASKHRPQNLYDVAAGMLLVEEAGGAVTDGRGAPFREGANELVVSNGHVHAAALELVRPSEGGGS